A DNA window from Actinomadura coerulea contains the following coding sequences:
- a CDS encoding aspartyl protease family protein, with amino-acid sequence MAEDEEWDRRSLLRGAAVVAGAAATAPLLSGAVAAHADDGDADALFKAGKFEQAGRAYEEILETDPTNVHAARQRGHVTLLVNQFPVAEKYLQMALKLAPTDKDTNQLLGDCYIRQDKFSLSVPRWQAVGKDVYAKWFGAVRGEPYQVHGDIARLPWQQMDPSPQVEASVNGGPPKRFMFYTGAPWLGMSADVAREAGLTAVAEQQIDYLDGTAWQYFGVLESFKLGDIELRNIPVEWSETDQASPGGPSDGLIGTWVFYHLLTTFDYAGRSLILRRPTPEASGKARRGAARAGTRPLPLWLGHEHELYSRGSIDGSGSRVMGLSIGGTSESAVVMPEETARRLRVRTDYDRPLETFAHSHPAVAYPCYPKEIRLGDAVAREVYCVANPTSRPPRSGFDSLGAFFHPFFKPYNVTLDFTGMNLYIVRGKAA; translated from the coding sequence GTGGCTGAAGATGAGGAATGGGATCGGCGTTCGCTGCTCCGGGGCGCCGCTGTGGTAGCCGGAGCCGCCGCGACCGCGCCCCTGCTGAGCGGGGCGGTCGCGGCGCACGCCGACGATGGTGACGCGGACGCGCTGTTCAAGGCCGGGAAGTTCGAGCAGGCAGGCCGTGCCTACGAGGAGATCCTCGAAACGGACCCCACGAACGTGCACGCGGCCCGCCAGCGCGGCCATGTGACTCTACTGGTCAACCAGTTCCCGGTCGCCGAGAAATACCTCCAAATGGCTCTGAAATTGGCGCCCACCGATAAGGACACCAATCAACTCCTGGGCGACTGCTATATCCGGCAAGACAAATTCTCCCTCTCCGTCCCTCGCTGGCAGGCGGTCGGCAAGGACGTCTACGCCAAATGGTTCGGGGCGGTTCGCGGCGAGCCGTACCAGGTCCACGGCGACATCGCGCGGCTGCCCTGGCAGCAGATGGACCCATCACCCCAGGTCGAGGCATCGGTCAACGGCGGACCGCCGAAGCGCTTCATGTTCTACACCGGCGCCCCGTGGCTGGGCATGTCCGCGGACGTGGCCAGGGAAGCCGGGCTGACCGCCGTGGCCGAGCAGCAGATCGATTACCTGGACGGCACCGCATGGCAGTACTTCGGGGTCCTGGAATCCTTCAAGCTGGGCGATATCGAGCTGCGCAACATCCCCGTGGAATGGTCGGAGACGGACCAGGCATCGCCCGGAGGCCCCAGCGACGGCCTCATCGGGACGTGGGTCTTCTACCACTTGCTGACCACCTTCGACTACGCGGGCCGGTCGCTGATCCTGCGCCGTCCGACCCCTGAAGCGAGCGGCAAGGCACGGCGCGGCGCCGCTCGGGCGGGCACCAGGCCCCTTCCGCTGTGGCTGGGCCATGAGCACGAGCTGTACAGCAGGGGCAGCATCGATGGTTCCGGCTCGCGAGTGATGGGCCTGTCCATCGGGGGAACCAGTGAGAGCGCCGTGGTCATGCCCGAGGAAACGGCCCGGCGGCTGCGGGTCCGCACCGACTACGACCGCCCGTTGGAGACGTTCGCGCACAGCCACCCGGCCGTCGCCTACCCCTGCTATCCGAAGGAGATCCGCCTCGGCGACGCCGTCGCCAGGGAGGTCTACTGCGTGGCGAACCCGACCAGTAGGCCTCCTCGCTCCGGGTTCGACTCGCTGGGCGCCTTCTTCCATCCCTTCTTCAAGCCCTACAACGTCACCCTCGATTTCACCGGCATGAACCTCTACATCGTCCGAGGCAAAGCCGCCTGA
- a CDS encoding N,N-dimethylformamidase beta subunit family domain-containing protein, with protein MPVTVRSPDTAGRVVVLNATTTWQASNMWGGHDLYEGSSGYDTRSYAVSFDRPYDRTGAGKFLTYEQPAIALAEKAGRCRWRTPPTTTCTAIPPCSARRAACSRWASAPRRT; from the coding sequence GTGCCGGTGACGGTCCGCTCGCCGGACACCGCCGGGCGGGTCGTGGTGCTGAACGCGACCACCACCTGGCAGGCGTCCAACATGTGGGGCGGCCACGACCTGTACGAGGGGTCGTCCGGGTACGACACCCGGTCCTACGCGGTCAGCTTCGACCGTCCCTACGACAGGACCGGCGCGGGCAAGTTCCTGACCTACGAGCAGCCCGCGATCGCTCTGGCCGAGAAGGCAGGTCGTTGTCGCTGGCGTACGCCACCGACAACGACCTGCACAGCGATCCCGCCCTGCTCGGCAAGGCGCGCGGCCTGCTCACGCTGGGCCTCGGCCCCGAGGCGGACGTGA
- a CDS encoding N,N-dimethylformamidase beta subunit family domain-containing protein has protein sequence MSLAYATDNDLHSDPALLGKARGLLTLGLGPEADVIARGGPTPPTLEIVGRSPISCGTGSAVPHASYYTTRSGAWVFATGTMRWVCVMRGRACGHGVNEAGSAFVTRVTDTLVRAMAAGPLGHGHPFRPNPKELAVAP, from the coding sequence TTGTCGCTGGCGTACGCCACCGACAACGACCTGCACAGCGATCCCGCCCTGCTCGGCAAGGCGCGCGGCCTGCTCACGCTGGGCCTCGGCCCCGAGGCGGACGTGATCGCCCGCGGCGGCCCCACGCCGCCGACACTGGAGATCGTCGGACGCTCACCGATCAGCTGCGGGACCGGCAGCGCCGTCCCGCACGCGTCCTACTACACCACCCGCAGCGGCGCCTGGGTCTTCGCCACTGGCACCATGCGCTGGGTGTGCGTGATGCGGGGACGCGCCTGCGGCCACGGCGTCAACGAGGCGGGCTCCGCGTTCGTCACGCGGGTGACCGACACGCTCGTCCGGGCGATGGCCGCCGGGCCGCTCGGGCACGGCCATCCGTTCCGCCCCAACCCCAAGGAGCTCGCCGTCGCGCCCTGA
- a CDS encoding PucR family transcriptional regulator: MSLPVGQSVPARGGDGAIARPEPAPPELVEVLRSGLPGLAEEIYTAVRATVPDFAVADGGPPSPERVVREAMRSYVARFADPAEPLDGLLELLHSFGRKEVTGNRSLESLHAAIHIAFDTSWHRITEVCVRNKVSGADLARVAEFQMAFMDQIIDPIVEAYLDQGRNAPVDLVHSRRLLMRSLSTRPVASRETVDHLAGRLGWNVPETATPVAVRRGTRWRPAAARSDVLAALGGTAPWLLVPGGVDEARRALLGAALDRGPVVVGLTVPLGEIPDALRWARGVLALAEDGVIVPAPLIRAEDHLLDLWLTCDPPLVEEIARRRLGGLAGLPDGKRRALTETLLVWLEQWSTAADVGRRLHLHPQTVRYRLRQIRKEVGGRLDDPETRFVLEAVLKARRRTPPGRPAS, encoded by the coding sequence ATGTCGCTTCCGGTGGGGCAGTCCGTTCCGGCGCGCGGAGGGGACGGCGCGATCGCCCGACCCGAGCCGGCGCCGCCCGAACTCGTGGAGGTCCTGCGGTCGGGGCTCCCCGGACTGGCCGAGGAGATCTACACGGCCGTCCGCGCCACCGTCCCCGACTTCGCGGTCGCCGACGGCGGCCCGCCCAGCCCGGAACGGGTCGTGCGGGAGGCCATGCGCAGCTACGTGGCGCGCTTCGCCGACCCCGCCGAGCCGCTGGACGGGCTCCTGGAACTGCTGCACTCCTTCGGCCGCAAGGAGGTCACCGGCAACCGGAGCCTGGAGTCCCTGCACGCCGCGATCCACATCGCCTTCGACACCTCCTGGCACCGCATCACCGAGGTGTGCGTCCGCAACAAGGTCTCGGGCGCCGACCTGGCCCGCGTCGCGGAATTCCAAATGGCCTTCATGGACCAGATAATCGACCCGATAGTGGAGGCATATCTGGACCAGGGGCGGAATGCGCCGGTCGACCTCGTCCATTCGCGCAGGCTGCTGATGCGAAGCCTTTCCACGCGTCCGGTCGCCTCTCGCGAGACGGTCGACCACCTCGCCGGGAGACTCGGCTGGAACGTGCCGGAGACCGCGACGCCGGTCGCGGTCCGCCGCGGCACGCGGTGGCGGCCCGCCGCCGCGCGCAGCGACGTCCTGGCGGCCCTCGGCGGGACCGCGCCCTGGCTGCTGGTGCCCGGCGGGGTGGACGAGGCCCGCCGCGCGCTGCTCGGCGCGGCGCTCGACCGCGGGCCCGTCGTGGTCGGCCTGACCGTGCCGCTCGGCGAGATCCCCGACGCGCTGCGCTGGGCGCGCGGCGTGCTCGCCCTCGCCGAGGACGGCGTGATCGTCCCCGCGCCGCTGATCCGCGCCGAGGACCACCTGCTGGACCTGTGGCTGACCTGCGACCCGCCCCTGGTGGAGGAGATCGCGCGGCGCCGCCTCGGCGGCCTGGCCGGCCTCCCCGACGGCAAGCGGCGCGCGCTCACCGAGACGCTGCTGGTGTGGCTGGAGCAGTGGAGCACGGCGGCGGACGTCGGGCGCCGGCTGCACCTGCACCCCCAGACCGTCCGGTACCGGCTCCGGCAGATCAGGAAGGAGGTCGGCGGCCGGCTGGACGACCCCGAGACCCGCTTCGTCCTGGAGGCGGTCCTGAAGGCCCGCAGGCGGACGCCGCCGGGACGGCCCGCCTCCTGA
- a CDS encoding helix-turn-helix domain-containing protein — MPRPFSPGGMTPPESAELRELVEALSPDVRTAVVPGLVDEIAERIRAAIPAYARPPGSAYNRVIRMAVERNVLGFLDWLADPAQPLDRRDELCRKMGAFEAMEGRPLTVLQSAYRAATQVAWSRIRAMLDDRVASVLAVSALAEAVIAYMDDAAALSREGYERAKAEACEGRAAARLALLRALAGSAAPVEPDPAADWPLPDEVTLVALPSGTLPVCPLLDADVLLDPEDPAPYLLVPGPLTGDRRAMLEAALAGERAAVGLTVPLARAADSLRWARRLLDLRDVLHDGTLTLCEDHLMSLWLLADGALMDQIARRGLAPLAPLSERRRLPLVDTLAVWLRTRAPATRISEELGVHVQTVRYRVRVLEHLLGDELADPGTRFAIEAALRTRGLRARLPDAPPAPCAPDTGT; from the coding sequence ATGCCGAGGCCGTTCTCCCCGGGCGGCATGACGCCGCCGGAGTCCGCCGAGCTGCGCGAGCTCGTCGAGGCGCTGTCGCCGGACGTCCGGACGGCCGTCGTGCCGGGCCTGGTCGACGAGATCGCGGAGAGGATCCGCGCCGCGATCCCCGCCTACGCACGGCCTCCCGGAAGCGCTTACAACCGCGTCATCCGCATGGCCGTCGAACGCAACGTGCTCGGCTTCCTGGACTGGCTGGCCGACCCCGCGCAGCCGCTCGACCGCCGCGACGAGCTGTGCCGCAAGATGGGCGCGTTCGAGGCGATGGAGGGGCGCCCGCTCACGGTGCTCCAGTCGGCCTACCGGGCCGCGACGCAGGTCGCGTGGTCCCGGATCCGGGCGATGCTGGACGACCGGGTCGCGTCCGTCCTGGCGGTCTCCGCCCTGGCCGAGGCCGTGATCGCCTACATGGACGACGCGGCGGCCCTGTCCAGGGAGGGCTACGAGAGGGCCAAGGCGGAAGCGTGCGAGGGGCGCGCCGCCGCCCGGCTGGCCCTTCTGCGCGCGCTCGCCGGCTCCGCGGCGCCGGTCGAGCCGGACCCTGCAGCCGACTGGCCGCTCCCGGACGAGGTCACGCTCGTCGCCCTGCCCTCGGGGACGCTGCCCGTCTGCCCCTTACTGGACGCCGACGTCCTGCTCGACCCGGAGGACCCGGCGCCCTACCTCCTCGTCCCCGGGCCGCTCACCGGCGACCGGCGGGCGATGCTCGAAGCGGCCCTGGCCGGGGAGCGCGCCGCCGTGGGCCTCACCGTCCCGCTCGCCCGCGCCGCCGACTCGCTCCGCTGGGCCAGGCGCCTGCTCGACCTGAGGGACGTCCTGCACGACGGCACGCTCACCCTGTGCGAGGACCATCTGATGAGCCTGTGGCTGCTGGCCGACGGCGCGCTGATGGACCAGATCGCGCGCCGCGGCCTGGCGCCCCTCGCCCCGCTCAGCGAGCGGCGCAGGCTGCCGCTGGTCGACACGCTCGCCGTCTGGCTGCGCACCCGCGCGCCCGCCACGCGGATCAGCGAGGAGCTCGGCGTCCACGTGCAGACCGTCCGGTACCGGGTGCGCGTCCTCGAACACCTCCTCGGCGACGAGCTCGCCGACCCCGGCACCCGGTTCGCCATCGAGGCCGCGCTGCGCACCCGCGGGCTCCGCGCCCGGCTCCCCGATGCCCCTCCGGCGCCCTGCGCACCCGACACGGGGACCTGA
- a CDS encoding Vms1/Ankzf1 family peptidyl-tRNA hydrolase translates to MTSVYFNLTAPPGEEDAALRWDRMARRLRAQGAGDAVVEALDRLVARAEPGSGTLAAFALDGDPEPAAVEMPDARQPDLAVRGAVPRLLPLLAWLQERPPYVLTLVDRKGADIETCRGGTRTANTRTIDGPDDEIVRNAPGGWSQSRHQHRAEDSWEHNATRVAHALADDLAATGAHMLLLGGDVRAMQYLTKHLPEGVRHEVTVGHVSGGRNRDGARRRRQTQVREQVSRWAGEETRGLLKRLDEGRGPSGLAVEGAAATLRALARGRVGTLLVADDPADRRTAWFGPSPAQVSDRRGSLDESGADPVRHGRLVDVAVRAAVLTGAEVRVLDPGTPDLPAQGIGALCRYA, encoded by the coding sequence GTGACATCGGTCTACTTCAACCTGACCGCGCCTCCCGGGGAGGAGGACGCCGCCCTGCGCTGGGACCGCATGGCCAGGCGGCTCCGCGCGCAGGGAGCCGGCGACGCCGTCGTGGAAGCGCTGGACCGGCTGGTCGCCAGGGCGGAGCCGGGGTCCGGAACGCTCGCCGCGTTCGCGCTCGACGGCGACCCGGAGCCCGCGGCGGTCGAGATGCCGGACGCGCGGCAGCCCGATCTCGCCGTGCGCGGTGCCGTGCCGCGCCTCCTGCCGCTGCTGGCGTGGCTCCAGGAGCGTCCGCCGTACGTGCTCACCCTCGTCGACCGCAAGGGCGCCGACATCGAGACGTGCCGGGGCGGGACGAGGACCGCGAACACGAGGACGATCGACGGCCCCGACGACGAGATCGTGCGCAACGCGCCGGGCGGCTGGTCCCAGTCGCGCCACCAGCACCGCGCCGAGGACTCCTGGGAGCACAACGCGACCAGGGTGGCGCACGCCCTCGCCGACGACCTCGCCGCGACCGGGGCCCACATGCTGCTGCTCGGCGGCGACGTGCGCGCCATGCAGTACCTCACCAAGCACCTCCCCGAGGGCGTCCGCCATGAGGTGACCGTCGGCCACGTCTCCGGAGGGCGGAACCGGGACGGCGCGCGGCGGCGCCGCCAGACGCAGGTCAGGGAGCAGGTGAGCCGGTGGGCCGGCGAGGAGACCCGCGGGCTGCTCAAGCGGCTGGACGAGGGGCGCGGCCCGTCCGGACTCGCGGTGGAGGGCGCGGCCGCCACCCTCCGGGCGCTGGCCCGCGGCCGGGTCGGCACGCTGCTGGTGGCCGACGACCCCGCCGACCGGCGGACGGCCTGGTTCGGCCCCTCGCCGGCGCAGGTCTCCGACCGGCGGGGGTCCCTCGACGAGTCGGGCGCGGACCCGGTGCGGCACGGGCGCCTCGTGGACGTCGCCGTCCGCGCCGCGGTGCTCACCGGGGCCGAGGTGCGCGTCCTGGACCCCGGGACGCCGGACCTTCCCGCGCAGGGCATCGGAGCCCTGTGCCGCTATGCCTGA
- a CDS encoding DUF2267 domain-containing protein, which produces MTFTGIQGLDRSIDTTNRWIADVAEAFGTEDRRFAYRALRAWMHTLRDRLTVESAARLAAQLPELLRGVYYDGWSPGHVPRKYDLHEVTVHYAEQARIGRDDVPKTAAIVTEVVSSKMAPGGVEQALWKLPEELRKLFQPGGEPEERAAAHAGTRPSAHRAVM; this is translated from the coding sequence ATGACGTTCACAGGGATACAGGGACTGGATCGGAGCATCGACACCACCAACCGGTGGATCGCCGATGTCGCCGAAGCGTTCGGGACCGAGGACCGCCGGTTCGCCTACCGGGCGCTCCGGGCCTGGATGCACACGCTGCGCGACCGGCTGACGGTCGAGTCGGCCGCGCGCCTGGCCGCCCAACTGCCCGAACTGCTGCGCGGGGTGTACTACGACGGGTGGAGCCCAGGTCACGTGCCCCGCAAGTACGACCTGCACGAGGTCACCGTCCACTACGCCGAGCAGGCGCGCATCGGACGCGACGACGTGCCCAAGACGGCGGCGATCGTCACCGAGGTCGTGTCGTCCAAGATGGCTCCGGGGGGCGTGGAGCAGGCGCTGTGGAAGCTGCCCGAGGAACTGCGCAAGCTGTTCCAGCCGGGCGGCGAGCCGGAGGAGCGCGCCGCGGCCCACGCCGGGACCCGTCCCTCGGCGCACCGGGCCGTCATGTGA
- a CDS encoding phosphoribosyltransferase family protein: MLDFEDRADAGRRLGERLGELPGGPRGRGTVVLGLPRGGVPVAFEVARELRAPLDVIVVRKLGVPFQPELAMGAIGEGGVLIVNDEIVRLTGLGEADVTDARRREQAELDVRVERFRRGRPRAELSGRTAVVVDDGVATGATARAACQVARALGARRVVLAVPVGSPDTLAELRRVADDVVCLLEPELFHAVGQWYREFGQTSDGEVVELLERAAAPPPSARHDSDPAGTPEPPEAANPAGAAHPGGATNPGEPAGPGGSADPGGAAHPGGATNPGGAVAPGRPRPDGETAPGGPSDLGWVSPYGATNAGGAVDPGGGTNRSPEKADDPPVVDEDVWIDGGFVELTGHLTVPARAGGIVAFAHGSGSSRHSPRNRLVASGLNRAGLGTLLFDLLTTGEELDRGNVFDIGMLADRLVAATGWLRDRPETAGARVGYFGASTGAAAALWAAAAPGADIAAVVSRGGRPDLAGRRLGDVRAPTLLIVGGEDRQVLALNQRAQQRMRCQNQLTIVPGATHLFEEPGALRAVAEHATDWFLAHMG, from the coding sequence ATGCTGGACTTCGAGGACCGCGCCGACGCCGGACGGCGCCTGGGCGAGCGCCTGGGCGAGCTGCCGGGCGGACCGCGCGGCCGCGGCACCGTCGTGCTCGGGCTGCCGCGCGGCGGGGTGCCCGTCGCCTTCGAGGTCGCCCGGGAGCTGCGCGCGCCCCTGGACGTGATCGTGGTCCGCAAGCTCGGCGTGCCGTTCCAGCCCGAGCTGGCCATGGGCGCCATCGGCGAGGGCGGCGTGCTGATCGTCAATGACGAGATCGTCCGGCTCACGGGCCTCGGCGAGGCCGACGTGACCGACGCGCGACGGCGCGAGCAGGCCGAACTGGACGTCCGCGTCGAACGCTTCCGCCGCGGCCGGCCCCGTGCCGAGCTGAGCGGCCGCACGGCCGTCGTCGTCGACGACGGCGTCGCCACCGGCGCCACCGCGCGCGCCGCCTGCCAGGTCGCCCGCGCGCTGGGCGCCCGCCGCGTCGTCCTGGCGGTCCCCGTCGGCTCACCCGACACCCTCGCCGAGCTGCGCCGGGTCGCCGACGACGTGGTGTGCCTGCTGGAACCGGAGCTCTTCCACGCCGTCGGCCAGTGGTACCGCGAGTTCGGCCAGACGTCCGACGGCGAGGTGGTCGAACTCCTGGAGCGCGCCGCGGCACCGCCGCCCAGCGCCCGGCACGACTCCGACCCCGCCGGAACCCCCGAACCTCCCGAAGCCGCGAACCCGGCCGGCGCCGCCCACCCCGGCGGAGCCACCAACCCCGGGGAACCGGCCGGCCCCGGAGGCTCCGCGGATCCCGGCGGCGCCGCCCACCCGGGTGGAGCCACCAACCCGGGCGGAGCCGTCGCCCCCGGCCGGCCTCGCCCGGACGGGGAGACCGCCCCCGGCGGGCCCTCCGACCTTGGTTGGGTCAGCCCGTATGGAGCCACCAACGCTGGCGGAGCCGTCGACCCCGGGGGAGGCACCAACCGCTCTCCTGAGAAGGCGGACGATCCGCCGGTGGTCGACGAGGATGTGTGGATCGACGGCGGGTTCGTGGAGCTCACCGGGCATCTCACCGTCCCCGCGCGGGCGGGCGGGATCGTGGCGTTCGCGCACGGCAGCGGGAGCAGCAGGCACAGCCCGCGGAACAGGCTGGTCGCCTCCGGGCTCAACCGGGCCGGCCTCGGCACGCTGCTGTTCGACCTGCTGACCACCGGGGAGGAGCTCGACCGCGGCAACGTCTTCGACATCGGCATGCTGGCCGACCGGCTCGTCGCCGCCACCGGCTGGCTCCGCGACCGGCCGGAGACCGCCGGCGCCCGCGTCGGCTACTTCGGTGCGAGCACCGGCGCGGCGGCGGCGTTGTGGGCCGCAGCCGCGCCCGGCGCCGACATCGCCGCCGTCGTCTCCCGAGGCGGGCGACCGGACCTGGCCGGACGCCGCCTCGGCGACGTCCGCGCCCCCACGCTGCTGATCGTGGGCGGGGAGGACCGGCAGGTCCTCGCCCTCAACCAGCGGGCGCAGCAGCGCATGCGCTGCCAGAACCAGCTGACGATCGTGCCGGGCGCCACCCACCTGTTCGAGGAGCCGGGCGCCCTGCGGGCCGTGGCCGAGCACGCCACGGACTGGTTCCTCGCCCACATGGGCTGA